A single genomic interval of Campylobacter sp. MIT 12-8780 harbors:
- a CDS encoding DNA adenine methylase yields MSENKAYLKEQIITYLGNKRSLLPFLEQGFEFAKQELKKEKLSFLDIFSGSGVVSRFAKAHSSFIIANDLEHYSKIINECYLANPSQKELQSLQNYHHELSHNLKPQKGFISELYAPKDELKIKAGERVFYTPANALYLDSMRQLISKEIPSSLQHFFIAPLIYEASVHANTSGVFKGFYKDKMGLGKFGGTGEHALKRIKGQMSLKMPIFSNFSCPFEVRQEDALSLAKELDSVDLAYFDPPYNQHPYASNYFMLNLIATYKKPNEISKVSGIPKEWNRSDFNKARLASEALFELILHTKAKIILLSYNNEGFIKKEEFLKKLAKLGKCHILEQKYPAFRASRNLKDRALHIKEHLYILVKS; encoded by the coding sequence ATGAGTGAAAATAAAGCCTATCTAAAAGAACAAATCATCACTTATCTAGGCAATAAACGCTCACTTTTACCCTTTTTAGAGCAAGGTTTTGAATTTGCAAAACAAGAGCTGAAAAAAGAAAAGTTAAGCTTTTTGGATATTTTTAGTGGAAGTGGGGTGGTGTCGCGTTTTGCTAAGGCTCATTCAAGTTTTATCATTGCAAATGATTTAGAGCATTACTCAAAAATCATCAATGAATGCTATCTAGCAAATCCTAGCCAAAAAGAGCTTCAAAGCTTGCAAAATTATCATCATGAGTTAAGCCATAATCTAAAGCCTCAAAAAGGCTTTATCAGCGAACTTTATGCCCCAAAAGATGAACTTAAGATCAAGGCTGGTGAAAGAGTATTTTATACCCCAGCAAATGCTTTGTATCTTGACTCAATGAGACAGCTTATCAGCAAAGAAATTCCAAGCTCCTTGCAGCATTTTTTCATCGCTCCTCTCATCTATGAAGCCAGTGTGCATGCAAACACAAGTGGAGTTTTTAAGGGCTTTTATAAGGATAAAATGGGACTTGGTAAATTTGGCGGCACAGGAGAACATGCACTTAAACGCATAAAAGGACAAATGAGCCTTAAAATGCCTATATTTTCAAATTTTTCTTGTCCCTTTGAAGTTAGACAAGAAGATGCTTTAAGCCTTGCTAAAGAACTTGATAGTGTGGATTTAGCGTATTTTGATCCACCTTATAATCAGCACCCTTACGCTTCAAATTATTTTATGCTTAATTTAATCGCTACTTATAAAAAACCAAATGAGATCTCAAAGGTTTCAGGCATACCAAAAGAGTGGAATAGGAGTGATTTTAACAAAGCAAGGCTAGCTAGTGAGGCTTTATTTGAGTTGATCTTGCACACAAAGGCAAAAATTATCTTGCTTTCTTACAATAACGAAGGTTTTATCAAAAAAGAGGAGTTTTTAAAAAAGCTTGCCAAACTTGGAAAATGCCACATTTTAGAGCAAAAATACCCAGCCTTTAGAGCAAGTCGCAATCTCAAAGATAGAGCCTTGCATATTAAAGAGCACCTTTACATCTTAGTGAAAAGCTAA
- the recQ gene encoding DNA helicase RecQ, whose translation MRSYNKEQLLSLLKKHFSYTSFRKGQFELMSEILAQRDVLALMPTSAGKSLCFQLPALALDGLSLVITPLNSLMQDQVLELRSKNIPAFCINSTQDLSQNEAVFKELRKARVKLLYVSPERLQNEAFLNFIKKQKIAQIAVDEAHCISAWGQDFRPSYLQIADFIEKLGQKVVVSAFTATATPLIREDIISALRLKNPFILSSGFHRENLYLELFKGSLKQKFAKLFAFLQDFKGQNGIVYCMTRKITDELHKRLYIEGFKCEKYHAGMEADERLRAQESFMQGKTRIMVATNAFGMGINKKDIRFIVHFNLPKNLEHYYQEIGRAGRDGLKSSCLLLFNEGDIMMNKKLICTDDKDEKLIQNELKLLEAMQGFAFHKECLKAYILAYFGEDLTQNCDCCINCKSEFELQDISIEAQKILSCIIRMNEGFGISFVSEILRGISSQRAVNLGFDKLSTFALMKEKSKAELDTLIKELLTLKLLEQSKDKYPVLKTLPKAKKVLFNNEKVFLKTRLEDKEHMLEKESKIPKSKAHSFELESKDEALFLELKKLRLKLAQHENKKAFMIFSDKSLISMCKLKPQNELEFKAVFGVGEEKFKNYAKDFLSLISKVGYE comes from the coding sequence TTGAGATCTTATAACAAAGAACAGCTCCTTTCCTTACTCAAAAAACATTTTTCCTACACAAGCTTTAGAAAAGGGCAGTTTGAGCTTATGAGTGAAATTCTAGCTCAAAGAGATGTTTTGGCTTTAATGCCTACTTCAGCTGGGAAGTCTTTGTGTTTTCAGCTCCCTGCTTTGGCTTTAGATGGGCTTAGTTTGGTTATTACTCCGCTTAATTCTTTAATGCAAGATCAAGTTTTAGAGCTAAGGAGTAAAAATATCCCCGCCTTTTGTATCAATAGCACTCAAGATTTAAGCCAAAATGAAGCGGTGTTTAAAGAGCTTAGAAAAGCTAGGGTAAAACTGCTTTATGTTAGCCCTGAACGCTTGCAAAATGAGGCTTTTTTAAATTTTATCAAAAAGCAAAAAATCGCTCAAATCGCTGTTGATGAAGCACATTGCATTAGTGCTTGGGGGCAGGATTTTCGCCCATCTTACCTGCAAATTGCTGATTTTATAGAAAAACTTGGACAAAAAGTCGTAGTTTCAGCTTTTACAGCCACAGCTACGCCTTTGATTAGAGAGGATATTATCTCAGCTTTAAGGCTTAAAAATCCTTTCATTTTAAGCTCTGGTTTTCATAGAGAAAATTTGTATTTAGAGCTTTTTAAGGGCAGTTTAAAGCAAAAATTCGCTAAATTATTTGCCTTTTTGCAAGATTTTAAAGGACAAAATGGCATAGTTTATTGTATGACAAGAAAAATCACAGATGAATTACACAAAAGGCTTTATATAGAGGGTTTTAAGTGTGAAAAATACCACGCTGGAATGGAGGCTGATGAAAGGCTAAGGGCTCAAGAAAGCTTTATGCAAGGTAAAACAAGGATCATGGTGGCTACAAATGCTTTTGGCATGGGGATTAATAAAAAAGATATACGTTTTATAGTGCATTTTAATCTACCTAAAAATTTAGAGCATTATTATCAAGAAATAGGCAGAGCCGGTAGGGACGGACTTAAAAGCTCTTGTTTATTGCTTTTTAATGAAGGCGATATAATGATGAATAAAAAGCTTATTTGCACTGATGATAAAGATGAAAAGCTCATTCAAAACGAGCTTAAACTGCTTGAGGCTATGCAAGGTTTTGCTTTTCATAAGGAATGTTTAAAGGCTTATATTTTAGCTTATTTTGGGGAGGATTTAACGCAAAATTGTGATTGTTGTATCAATTGTAAAAGTGAGTTTGAGCTTCAAGACATTAGCATAGAAGCTCAAAAAATCCTTTCTTGTATCATTAGAATGAATGAGGGCTTTGGTATAAGCTTTGTGAGTGAAATTCTAAGAGGAATATCAAGTCAAAGAGCTGTGAATTTAGGCTTTGATAAGCTTTCTACCTTTGCCTTGATGAAAGAAAAAAGCAAGGCTGAGCTTGATACACTCATCAAAGAGCTTTTAACTTTAAAGCTTTTAGAGCAAAGCAAGGACAAATATCCTGTTTTAAAAACCCTGCCAAAGGCTAAAAAGGTGCTTTTTAATAATGAAAAAGTATTTTTAAAAACAAGATTAGAAGATAAAGAACACATGCTCGAAAAAGAAAGCAAAATACCAAAAAGCAAGGCTCATAGTTTTGAGCTTGAAAGCAAAGACGAGGCTTTGTTTTTAGAGCTTAAAAAGTTAAGATTAAAGCTAGCACAACATGAAAATAAAAAAGCCTTTATGATCTTTAGCGATAAAAGTTTGATTTCTATGTGCAAGCTTAAACCTCAAAATGAGCTTGAGTTTAAAGCAGTCTTTGGAGTAGGCGAAGAAAAATTTAAAAACTATGCGAAAGATTTTTTAAGCCTCATTTCAAAGGTAGGGTATGAGTGA
- the infC gene encoding translation initiation factor IF-3 produces MSKEKEVFLNEEIRASELRCVGDGGEVFGVLSRDEALKLAQNKGLDLVLIAPDAKPPVAKIMDFGKYRYQQEKKQKEAKKKQKVIDIKEIKLSVKIAQNDINYKVKHALEFLEQGKHVKFRVFLKGREMASPEAGVALLEKIWQDIEDKASRDKEPNFEGRYVNMLVVPKK; encoded by the coding sequence TTGAGTAAGGAAAAAGAAGTATTTCTTAATGAAGAAATAAGAGCAAGTGAGCTAAGATGCGTTGGCGATGGTGGGGAAGTTTTTGGAGTGTTATCACGTGATGAGGCTTTAAAACTAGCACAAAATAAAGGACTTGATCTAGTGCTAATCGCCCCTGATGCTAAACCTCCAGTTGCCAAAATCATGGACTTTGGTAAATACCGCTACCAACAAGAAAAAAAGCAAAAAGAAGCCAAGAAAAAGCAAAAAGTCATAGATATAAAAGAGATCAAACTCTCAGTGAAAATCGCTCAAAATGACATCAATTACAAGGTAAAACACGCTCTTGAATTCCTAGAACAAGGCAAACATGTCAAATTTAGAGTTTTCTTAAAAGGACGCGAAATGGCTAGCCCAGAAGCTGGCGTAGCCTTACTTGAAAAAATATGGCAAGATATAGAAGATAAAGCAAGCAGAGACAAAGAACCAAATTTTGAAGGACGTTATGTCAATATGCTTGTGGTGCCTAAAAAATAA
- the thrS gene encoding threonine--tRNA ligase, with protein MSPKEYYESDFILDTQSLQDSTKTSEFQELYLDNSPASLCLLRHSCAHLMAQAIKALYPEAKFFVGPVVDEGFYYDFRVNARLNEEDLARIEAKMRAYAEQKLDISKYEIDKSEAKLKFQNDDLKQEVMLRIPDGKVSIYKQGDFEDLCRGPHVPNTKYLQHFKLTRVAGAYLGGDEKREMLTRIYGTAFADKQSLKEYLHIIEEAKKRDHRKLGNELKLFAFDEQIGGGLPLWLANGAKMRSRLEQILYKIHRLRGYEPVRGPELLKAEVWKISGHYDNYKENMYFTHIDEQEYGIKPMNCVGHIKIYQSEVRSYRDLPIKYFEYGLVHRHEKSGVLHGLFRVREFTQDDAHIFCMPAQIKELVLEILDFVSSLMRAFGFEYEMEISTKPAKAIGSDAVWEHATRALKEALDEQGLKYGIDEGGGAFYGPKIDIKITDALKRKWQCGTIQVDFNLPERFELEYTASDNTKQRPVMLHRAILGSFERFIGILTEHCGGEFPFFIAPIQVGIVPINENHISYAKSIQKALLECGVDSAIYDKNESLSKKIRTAEKQKLPMIIVLGDEEVAQNSVALRDRRAKTQANISLEDFYTLIKEKMNEVVF; from the coding sequence ATGAGCCCCAAAGAATACTATGAAAGTGATTTTATCCTTGATACTCAAAGCCTACAAGATAGCACAAAAACAAGTGAATTTCAAGAACTTTATCTTGATAATTCCCCAGCTAGCCTTTGTCTTTTGCGTCATTCTTGTGCGCATTTGATGGCTCAAGCTATTAAGGCTTTGTATCCTGAGGCTAAATTTTTTGTTGGTCCTGTGGTTGATGAGGGTTTTTATTATGATTTTAGAGTAAATGCTAGGCTTAATGAAGAGGATTTAGCTCGTATTGAAGCTAAGATGAGAGCGTATGCTGAACAAAAGCTTGACATCAGCAAATATGAAATTGACAAAAGCGAAGCAAAGCTTAAATTTCAAAATGATGACTTAAAACAAGAAGTTATGCTACGCATTCCAGATGGTAAGGTAAGCATTTATAAGCAAGGGGATTTTGAGGATTTATGCCGTGGTCCTCATGTGCCAAATACAAAGTATTTACAGCATTTTAAACTCACTCGTGTGGCTGGAGCTTATCTAGGAGGCGATGAAAAACGCGAAATGCTTACACGCATTTATGGCACAGCCTTTGCAGACAAACAAAGCTTAAAAGAATACCTTCACATCATAGAAGAAGCCAAAAAAAGAGATCACAGAAAACTTGGCAATGAACTTAAGCTTTTTGCCTTTGATGAACAAATCGGTGGAGGCTTACCTTTGTGGCTTGCAAATGGTGCAAAGATGAGAAGTCGTTTGGAGCAAATTTTATACAAAATCCACCGCTTAAGAGGCTATGAGCCTGTAAGAGGACCTGAGCTTTTAAAGGCTGAGGTATGGAAGATCAGCGGACATTATGATAATTATAAAGAAAATATGTATTTTACGCACATTGACGAGCAAGAATACGGCATAAAGCCGATGAACTGCGTAGGACATATTAAAATTTATCAAAGTGAGGTGCGAAGTTATAGGGATTTGCCTATAAAATACTTTGAATACGGACTTGTGCATAGGCACGAAAAAAGCGGAGTTTTACACGGACTTTTTAGGGTGCGTGAATTTACTCAAGATGACGCACATATTTTTTGTATGCCAGCTCAAATTAAAGAACTTGTTTTAGAAATACTTGATTTTGTAAGCTCACTCATGCGAGCCTTTGGCTTTGAATATGAGATGGAAATTTCAACCAAGCCTGCTAAGGCTATAGGAAGCGATGCAGTTTGGGAACATGCTACAAGGGCTTTAAAAGAAGCTTTAGATGAACAAGGCTTAAAATACGGCATAGATGAGGGTGGCGGTGCTTTTTATGGTCCAAAAATAGACATAAAAATCACTGATGCTTTAAAAAGAAAATGGCAGTGCGGCACTATACAAGTGGATTTTAACCTGCCTGAACGTTTTGAGCTTGAATACACCGCAAGTGATAACACCAAACAACGTCCTGTAATGCTTCATAGAGCTATTTTAGGCTCTTTTGAACGCTTTATAGGCATTTTAACTGAGCATTGTGGAGGCGAATTTCCATTTTTCATCGCTCCAATTCAAGTGGGTATAGTGCCTATCAATGAAAATCACATAAGTTATGCAAAAAGCATTCAAAAAGCCTTGCTTGAGTGTGGGGTTGATTCAGCTATCTATGATAAAAATGAAAGCTTAAGTAAAAAAATCCGCACCGCAGAAAAGCAAAAATTACCAATGATTATTGTTTTAGGCGATGAGGAAGTGGCACAAAACAGCGTTGCTCTAAGGGATAGAAGAGCTAAAACTCAGGCAAATATAAGCCTTGAGGACTTTTACACTTTGATAAAGGAAAAAATGAATGAGGTTGTGTTTTGA